A window of the Mesorhizobium opportunistum WSM2075 genome harbors these coding sequences:
- a CDS encoding RluA family pseudouridine synthase, with translation MSAHSEEAPQLIEDRLMEAPTVLVTGADAAGQRLDQWLAASLGPDMSRSRVQMLIRQGAVSINGKPVDETKRKMLPGESVSVAMPEPEPAEPQGENIALDVLYEDDALIVINKPAGLVVHPGAGNWTGTLVNALIHHCGDSLSGIGGVRRPGIVHRLDKETSGVMVVAKTDRAHKALSEAFADHGLTGDLERAYLALVWGIPQRPTGTVDAPLGRAADRVRRAVVPEGRDDARHAVTHFAVQERFGEKQQEFATASLVECRLETGRTHQIRVHMAHIGHPVIGDPDYGQAFRTKANRLPEPLKSQVKAFSRQALHAWLLAFRHPDTHLTMRFEAPIPRDMEELVGGFRKF, from the coding sequence ATGAGCGCTCATAGCGAAGAGGCCCCTCAATTGATAGAGGACCGATTGATGGAGGCACCCACCGTGCTGGTGACGGGCGCGGATGCGGCCGGCCAGCGCCTCGACCAGTGGCTGGCTGCCAGCCTTGGCCCGGACATGTCGCGCAGCCGCGTGCAGATGCTGATCCGGCAGGGCGCCGTTTCCATCAACGGCAAGCCGGTCGACGAAACCAAGCGCAAGATGCTTCCAGGTGAAAGCGTCTCGGTCGCCATGCCGGAGCCCGAGCCGGCCGAGCCGCAGGGCGAGAACATCGCGCTCGATGTGCTCTATGAAGATGACGCACTGATCGTCATCAACAAGCCGGCCGGGCTTGTCGTGCATCCCGGCGCCGGCAACTGGACCGGCACGCTGGTCAACGCGCTGATCCATCACTGCGGCGACAGCCTTTCCGGCATTGGCGGGGTGCGCCGGCCGGGCATCGTCCATCGCCTCGACAAGGAGACCAGCGGCGTCATGGTGGTGGCCAAGACCGACCGCGCCCACAAGGCCCTGTCGGAAGCCTTCGCCGATCATGGCCTGACCGGCGATCTCGAACGCGCCTATCTGGCTTTGGTCTGGGGCATCCCGCAACGGCCGACCGGAACGGTCGATGCGCCGCTTGGCCGCGCCGCCGACCGGGTGCGCCGCGCCGTGGTGCCGGAAGGTCGCGACGACGCCCGCCACGCCGTCACCCATTTTGCCGTCCAGGAGCGTTTTGGCGAGAAACAGCAGGAGTTCGCCACTGCAAGCCTGGTCGAATGCCGGCTGGAAACCGGCCGCACCCACCAGATACGTGTCCACATGGCCCATATCGGTCATCCGGTGATCGGCGACCCCGACTACGGCCAGGCCTTCCGCACCAAGGCCAACCGGCTGCCCGAACCGTTGAAAAGCCAGGTCAAGGCATTTTCCCGGCAGGCTTTGCATGCCTGGCTCCTTGCATTTCGTCATCCCGATACCCATCTAACGATGAGGTTCGAGGCGCCGATACCGAGGGACATGGAGGAACTCGTCGGCGGCTTTCGCAAGTTCTGA
- a CDS encoding VOC family protein, which translates to MTDFAEHRRVATVALVVANYDEAIAWYVGRLGFDLVEDVDLGGGKRWVTVAPANGQGARLLLAEASDEAQGKSIGNQTGGRVFLFLETDDFARDHAAMLEKGVEFREAPRYEPYGTVAVFADLHGNLWDLIEPKR; encoded by the coding sequence ATGACGGATTTTGCCGAACATCGTCGCGTCGCGACCGTTGCGCTGGTCGTCGCCAACTATGACGAGGCGATCGCCTGGTATGTCGGTCGGTTGGGTTTTGATCTCGTCGAGGATGTCGATCTCGGCGGCGGCAAGCGCTGGGTCACGGTGGCGCCGGCCAACGGCCAGGGCGCCAGGCTGCTTCTGGCCGAGGCTTCCGACGAGGCACAAGGCAAAAGCATAGGCAACCAGACCGGTGGCCGGGTTTTTCTCTTTCTCGAAACCGACGACTTCGCCCGCGACCACGCGGCGATGCTGGAGAAGGGCGTCGAATTCCGCGAGGCGCCGCGTTACGAACCCTATGGCACGGTGGCGGTTTTCGCCGATCTGCACGGCAATCTCTGGGACCTGATCGAGCCCAAACGGTAA
- a CDS encoding VOC family protein, producing MQKLQSQGVHHITLVGAGRQTSIDFWEGVLGMPFIFEQPNLDKPKESHLYFDPGDGRLITIFTDESRTPEKRRTPTDTGCVHHIAFSVSRVTFLQAVARLDQRGIKHSGVKDRGFMDSIYFEDPLGLLIELASYRFEPPAGFTHADVLMEAHRLRVARGDYNIAEVHLADAIQALVERSRATLSDDRAPKNPY from the coding sequence ATGCAGAAACTGCAGTCGCAGGGTGTCCACCACATCACGCTGGTCGGCGCCGGCCGCCAGACCTCGATCGATTTCTGGGAGGGCGTGCTCGGCATGCCGTTCATCTTCGAGCAGCCCAATCTCGACAAGCCCAAGGAGAGCCATCTCTATTTCGATCCCGGCGATGGCCGGCTGATCACCATCTTCACCGACGAAAGCCGCACGCCGGAGAAGCGACGCACGCCGACCGATACGGGTTGTGTCCATCACATCGCCTTTTCGGTGTCGCGCGTCACCTTCCTGCAGGCGGTCGCGCGGCTCGACCAGCGCGGTATCAAGCACAGCGGCGTCAAGGATCGCGGCTTCATGGATTCGATCTATTTCGAGGATCCGCTCGGGCTGCTGATCGAACTCGCCTCCTATCGCTTCGAGCCGCCGGCCGGCTTCACCCATGCCGACGTGCTGATGGAAGCGCACAGGCTGCGGGTCGCGCGCGGCGACTACAACATCGCAGAAGTGCATCTCGCCGATGCGATCCAGGCGCTCGTCGAGCGTTCGCGCGCAACCCTGTCGGATGACCGGGCGCCGAAGAACCCATACTGA
- a CDS encoding glutathione S-transferase family protein: protein MAKTATTKAKKPAAKVAAKATPKAGAKAAAKPTAKATAKPAAKAKAKPAKKPGLKLSMLKPSVNNMTVRVFARAAGFDAAETDAWGHTRSPEYMARNPAHLTPMIEDKGLPRGVLWESCAIMQYLANKHGLEKFYPTAPAKRAMVDSAMFYLIGTLYPYVARATYPALGFPHYAGEVGHSDAHPDKKSEAQKAAMAAIAEPLEVFHSFFRDGKPFIGGKHPSIADIRLAATLEFLAVIDYVLPRWTKEYMAAIEKKLGKAYAEPAGDVRGYIAHVKSQARG, encoded by the coding sequence ATGGCCAAGACAGCGACAACGAAGGCGAAGAAACCCGCGGCCAAGGTGGCCGCAAAAGCGACCCCAAAGGCGGGGGCCAAAGCAGCGGCGAAACCGACGGCAAAGGCCACCGCAAAACCCGCTGCGAAGGCCAAGGCCAAGCCGGCGAAGAAACCGGGGCTGAAGCTCAGCATGCTGAAGCCGAGCGTCAACAACATGACGGTGCGGGTGTTCGCGCGCGCGGCCGGATTCGACGCCGCCGAGACCGACGCCTGGGGCCACACGCGCTCGCCCGAATATATGGCGCGCAATCCGGCGCACCTGACGCCGATGATCGAGGACAAGGGGCTGCCCAGGGGCGTGCTTTGGGAAAGCTGCGCCATCATGCAGTATCTCGCCAACAAGCACGGGCTGGAGAAATTCTATCCCACGGCGCCGGCCAAGCGGGCAATGGTCGACAGCGCCATGTTCTACCTGATCGGTACGCTCTACCCCTATGTGGCACGCGCCACCTATCCGGCGCTCGGTTTCCCGCACTATGCCGGCGAGGTCGGCCACAGCGACGCCCATCCCGACAAGAAGTCCGAAGCGCAGAAGGCAGCCATGGCCGCGATCGCCGAGCCGTTGGAGGTCTTCCACAGCTTCTTCAGGGACGGCAAGCCGTTCATCGGCGGCAAGCACCCGTCGATCGCCGACATCCGGCTGGCGGCGACGCTCGAATTCCTGGCCGTCATCGACTACGTGCTGCCCAGATGGACGAAGGAGTACATGGCGGCGATCGAGAAGAAGCTCGGCAAGGCCTACGCCGAGCCGGCCGGCGACGTGCGCGGCTATATCGCCCATGTGAAGTCGCAGGCCAGGGGTTAG
- a CDS encoding DUF2865 domain-containing protein, which translates to MTRFWFLIMMVALVMVTAFALGTTSSYADSCSAIRGQLLSAGRGGGVSPELAQLRRQLAAIQGLERQRRCTAQSATGGFFNACADLARNRSDVQRQIAAASNSGRDISGLQARFAALGCTSRGKEQRPAPKAQSAAATAVPTYSGNTMLFCVRLSDGYFFPAPKSQFAGNDDLKDTVDQCRYICDDPAVDLYTLSDASLETEKMAALDTRKPYTELPTAFRYREDANFKACDVKRYYQRVAELRARTVTPTNMSNAIIPLPQPKPDLGSVAAIPGSGSEAPGTARLQSIEAGKRSVRVVGPAFFPVE; encoded by the coding sequence ATGACCCGTTTCTGGTTTCTCATAATGATGGTCGCACTGGTAATGGTGACCGCCTTTGCGCTCGGCACAACATCTTCCTACGCGGACAGTTGCAGCGCGATCAGAGGCCAGTTGCTTTCCGCCGGTCGCGGCGGCGGCGTGAGCCCGGAACTGGCGCAGCTGCGCCGCCAGCTCGCGGCGATCCAGGGCCTGGAGAGGCAGCGCAGATGCACCGCGCAAAGTGCGACGGGCGGTTTCTTCAACGCTTGTGCCGACCTTGCCAGGAACCGGTCGGACGTGCAGCGCCAGATCGCGGCCGCGTCCAATTCCGGCCGGGACATTTCGGGCCTGCAGGCACGGTTCGCGGCGCTCGGCTGCACATCCCGGGGCAAGGAGCAGCGCCCGGCACCGAAGGCGCAGTCCGCCGCGGCAACGGCGGTGCCAACGTACAGCGGCAACACCATGCTGTTTTGCGTGCGCCTTTCGGATGGATATTTCTTCCCGGCGCCCAAGTCGCAATTCGCCGGCAACGACGATCTCAAGGATACGGTCGATCAATGCCGTTACATCTGTGACGATCCGGCGGTCGACCTCTACACGCTGAGCGATGCCAGTCTGGAAACCGAAAAAATGGCCGCGCTTGACACGCGCAAGCCTTACACGGAATTGCCGACGGCTTTCCGCTACCGTGAGGATGCCAATTTCAAGGCCTGTGACGTCAAGCGCTATTACCAGCGGGTTGCCGAACTGAGAGCGAGGACGGTCACGCCCACGAACATGAGCAATGCCATCATCCCCTTGCCGCAGCCAAAGCCGGACCTCGGCAGTGTCGCGGCAATTCCGGGATCCGGCAGCGAGGCTCCGGGCACCGCTCGGTTGCAATCGATCGAGGCTGGCAAGCGGTCGGTGCGCGTGGTTGGCCCTGCCTTCTTCCCCGTGGAATAG
- a CDS encoding PAS domain-containing protein, with translation MAEADEAIGARGKREPGKVAVHGGDALPHTADMDRAEGLRQLVEAGSDWIWETDAELRFSWLSQGYQAATGIDPADVLGRFRFDFLNQVLKGNRSAAAHLEDLQARRPFRDFVYELKGGGADCRWVLTSGFPRFDSEGKFAGYRGIGRNITALAAAFEEMAPKQDEDVSSQSLVNLRTMVDSMPIGVVVLGADMRAEVINSAFHDFWRIDPNRAGIGSSFRELMEASRAIDPFGADETAWQRHVAEREAEIRAGVAGSRQLPHNDGRTLVASLASLAGGKRLISYVDVTDMKGRETEAEDARKNLATVLESLPAGVIIYDRDDKFVFANRKLQDSLPALKPYWQPGRTFREALEFGHSVGYFRSSGDAVVDSLYAVDTERWLDGMLRRYRLPNSSYERLNADGRWYQVYDMRTDDGTFIGVRVDISDLKSREAALRDSMRQIDLFRHVMDELPVAAFIKAQDLNIEFVNKAWCALTGLAKEDVIGRTDRQLFGAEEAEGFSHDDADVVATGNVREVEEPVTHRDGTVRQLMTRKSRLVASDGSVHLVGSSTDITDVKARERALEESMRENEVFRSLIDNVPVSIYAKRSDLRQFYVNKGWCDLTGLGKEEAIGKTDVEIFGPDGEAFVAGDLAVLRTGETQEIEETVTLADGSVRHQFARKGAMIASDGSLYLIGSTTDITELKMREAELREARQRAVLADRAKSEFLANMSHEIRTPMNGVLGMAELLAKSNLDPKQKTFTDIIVKSGNALLTIINDILDFSKIDAGQLVLDPAPFNLAEAIEDVATLVSTRAKEKDLELIVRIEPRLGSLFIGDVGRIRQIVTNLLGNAVKFTDEGHVLVDVTGERMPTGTKLTISVTDTGIGIPEEKLKLVFEKFSQVDTSSTRRHEGTGLGLAITSRLVELMGGKIGVESAEGKGSTFWFEVTLPSAEQQNGQRIMPVDVTGARVLIVDDNAVNRAILTEQMTSWTFDSCAAESGAEGLKVLIAAAAYGVPVDCVVLDYQMPGMSGAEMARIVRNTAGLANTPIIMLTSVDQSLANTSYRDLGIDAQLIKPARSSVLLETLVATVQRHRHTTVGHAAQPSAGEAPNAPQRQSLAPSEQRAQLQPPPVRPRLPAVGGDGQRLDILVAEDNEVNQMVFTQILGETGYGFEIVSNGRKALDAFGKLNPCMILMDVSMPEMSGLEATAAIRRLEEDTGTHVPIVGVTAHALKGDRERCLEAGMDDYLPKPISPRALLEKVERWVGASRQAQRNAG, from the coding sequence ATGGCGGAAGCGGACGAAGCAATCGGCGCGCGCGGCAAGCGCGAGCCCGGCAAGGTAGCAGTGCATGGCGGCGACGCCTTGCCACATACTGCCGATATGGATCGCGCCGAAGGGCTTCGCCAGCTTGTCGAAGCCGGCTCGGACTGGATCTGGGAGACCGATGCGGAGCTGCGCTTCTCCTGGCTTTCGCAGGGCTACCAGGCGGCGACGGGCATCGATCCGGCCGATGTGCTTGGCCGGTTCCGCTTCGATTTCCTCAACCAGGTCCTGAAGGGCAATCGCAGCGCGGCAGCGCATCTGGAAGATCTGCAGGCGCGCCGGCCGTTCCGCGACTTCGTCTATGAGCTGAAGGGCGGCGGCGCCGACTGCCGCTGGGTGCTGACGTCAGGCTTTCCACGCTTTGACAGCGAAGGAAAATTTGCCGGCTATCGTGGCATCGGCCGCAACATCACCGCGCTGGCCGCCGCCTTCGAGGAGATGGCGCCGAAACAGGACGAAGACGTTTCTTCGCAAAGTCTCGTCAACCTTCGCACGATGGTCGATTCGATGCCGATCGGCGTGGTCGTCCTCGGTGCCGACATGCGCGCGGAGGTGATCAACAGCGCCTTCCATGACTTCTGGAGGATCGATCCAAACCGCGCCGGGATCGGCTCCAGCTTCCGCGAGCTGATGGAAGCCAGCCGTGCCATAGATCCCTTCGGTGCCGACGAGACTGCCTGGCAGCGCCATGTCGCCGAGCGCGAAGCCGAGATCAGGGCCGGCGTCGCCGGCTCCAGGCAATTGCCGCACAATGATGGGCGCACGCTGGTCGCCTCACTGGCATCGCTGGCCGGTGGCAAGCGGCTCATTTCCTATGTCGATGTCACCGACATGAAGGGCCGCGAGACGGAAGCCGAGGATGCCCGCAAAAACCTTGCAACCGTGCTGGAATCGCTGCCGGCAGGCGTCATCATCTACGACCGAGACGACAAGTTCGTCTTCGCCAACCGCAAGCTGCAGGATTCGCTGCCGGCACTGAAGCCCTACTGGCAGCCCGGCCGCACTTTCCGCGAGGCGCTGGAGTTCGGCCACTCGGTCGGCTATTTCCGCTCGAGCGGCGATGCCGTGGTCGACAGCCTTTATGCGGTCGATACCGAACGCTGGCTCGACGGCATGCTGAGGCGCTACCGTTTGCCAAATTCTTCCTATGAGCGTCTCAATGCGGATGGACGCTGGTATCAGGTCTACGACATGCGCACCGATGACGGCACGTTCATCGGCGTGCGCGTCGACATCAGCGACCTCAAGAGCCGCGAGGCCGCCTTGCGCGACTCGATGCGCCAGATCGATCTGTTCCGGCACGTCATGGACGAGCTGCCGGTGGCCGCCTTCATCAAGGCGCAGGACCTGAACATCGAATTCGTCAACAAGGCCTGGTGCGCGCTGACCGGCCTCGCCAAGGAAGATGTCATCGGCCGGACCGACCGGCAATTGTTCGGCGCCGAGGAAGCGGAAGGCTTCAGCCATGACGACGCCGATGTCGTGGCGACCGGCAATGTGCGCGAGGTCGAGGAGCCGGTCACCCATCGCGACGGCACGGTGCGGCAGTTGATGACGCGCAAGAGCCGCCTGGTGGCCAGCGACGGCTCGGTGCACCTTGTCGGCTCCAGCACCGACATCACCGATGTCAAGGCGCGCGAGCGGGCGCTGGAAGAAAGCATGCGCGAGAACGAGGTGTTCCGCAGCCTGATCGACAACGTGCCGGTGTCGATCTACGCCAAGCGCTCCGACCTCAGGCAGTTCTACGTCAACAAGGGCTGGTGCGACCTCACCGGTCTCGGCAAGGAAGAGGCGATCGGCAAGACCGACGTCGAGATCTTCGGGCCGGACGGCGAGGCCTTCGTCGCCGGCGACCTGGCCGTGCTGCGCACCGGCGAAACCCAGGAGATCGAGGAGACGGTGACGCTTGCCGATGGCAGCGTGCGCCACCAGTTCGCCCGAAAGGGCGCGATGATCGCGTCCGACGGTTCGCTCTATCTGATCGGATCAACCACCGACATCACCGAATTGAAGATGCGCGAGGCCGAATTGCGCGAGGCGCGCCAGCGTGCGGTGCTCGCCGACCGCGCCAAGTCGGAATTCCTCGCCAATATGAGCCATGAGATCCGCACGCCGATGAACGGCGTGCTGGGCATGGCCGAACTCCTGGCCAAATCCAATCTCGATCCAAAGCAGAAGACGTTCACCGACATCATCGTCAAATCGGGCAACGCACTTTTGACCATCATCAACGACATCCTGGATTTCTCCAAGATCGATGCCGGCCAGCTGGTGCTCGATCCGGCGCCGTTCAATCTCGCGGAGGCGATCGAGGACGTCGCGACGCTGGTGTCGACACGCGCCAAGGAAAAGGATCTCGAACTCATCGTGCGCATCGAGCCGAGGCTCGGAAGCCTTTTCATCGGCGATGTCGGCCGGATCAGGCAGATCGTCACCAACCTGCTCGGCAACGCGGTGAAATTCACCGACGAAGGCCATGTGCTGGTCGACGTGACCGGCGAACGGATGCCGACCGGAACCAAACTGACGATCTCGGTCACCGACACCGGGATCGGCATCCCCGAGGAAAAGCTGAAGCTGGTGTTCGAGAAATTCAGCCAGGTCGACACCTCCTCGACAAGGCGGCACGAGGGCACCGGGCTTGGTCTCGCCATCACCTCGCGGCTGGTCGAACTGATGGGCGGCAAAATCGGTGTCGAGAGCGCCGAGGGCAAGGGTTCGACTTTCTGGTTCGAGGTGACGCTGCCCAGCGCCGAACAGCAGAACGGGCAGCGCATCATGCCGGTGGATGTGACCGGCGCTCGCGTGCTGATCGTCGACGACAATGCCGTGAACCGTGCCATCCTGACCGAGCAGATGACGTCGTGGACATTCGATTCATGCGCGGCTGAAAGCGGCGCCGAGGGGCTCAAGGTGCTGATCGCCGCCGCGGCCTATGGCGTACCGGTCGACTGCGTCGTGCTCGACTACCAGATGCCTGGGATGAGCGGCGCCGAAATGGCGCGCATCGTGCGAAACACCGCGGGCCTCGCCAACACGCCGATCATCATGCTGACCTCGGTCGACCAGTCGCTTGCCAACACCAGCTACCGAGATCTCGGCATCGACGCACAGCTGATCAAGCCGGCGCGCTCCTCGGTGCTGCTGGAAACGCTGGTCGCGACCGTCCAGCGCCATCGCCACACCACGGTTGGCCACGCCGCCCAGCCATCGGCAGGCGAGGCGCCTAATGCGCCTCAGCGGCAATCATTGGCGCCGTCCGAGCAGCGCGCACAATTGCAGCCACCGCCGGTTCGTCCCAGGCTGCCGGCCGTCGGCGGTGACGGACAGAGGCTTGATATCCTCGTGGCCGAGGACAATGAGGTGAACCAGATGGTCTTCACCCAGATCCTTGGCGAGACCGGCTACGGCTTCGAGATCGTCAGCAACGGCCGCAAGGCACTCGACGCCTTCGGCAAGCTCAATCCTTGCATGATCCTGATGGACGTCTCGATGCCGGAGATGAGCGGTCTCGAAGCGACGGCCGCGATCCGCCGGCTGGAGGAAGACACCGGCACGCATGTGCCGATCGTCGGCGTCACCGCGCATGCGCTCAAGGGCGATCGCGAACGATGCCTGGAAGCGGGCATGGACGACTATCTGCCCAAACCGATCAGCCCCAGGGCCCTCTTGGAGAAGGTCGAGCGCTGGGTCGGCGCCAGCCGCCAGGCGCAGCGCAACGCGGGATAG
- the pstS gene encoding phosphate ABC transporter substrate-binding protein PstS has product MRHFIRSAAVAIAMAAASTITLSAAMAADLSGAGSTFIYPVFAKWADTYKKDTGIGLNYQSIGSGGGIKQVIAKTVTFGATDKPMSDADLEKNGLVQFPMVMGGIVPIVNLSGVKPGELVLDGKTLAQIYLGAITTWDDAAIKALNPTLTLPSTAIAVVHRSDGSGTTFNFTDYLVKLSPDWKDKVGSDTAVEWPTGVGAKGSEGVANTVKQTDGGIGYVEYAYAKQNNLSYSKMVNAAGKVVEPSLESFGAAASNADFKTAKNFNVIITNEPGDTTWPIAASTWVLIHKVPDDAAATGEALKFFAWAYKDGKETAKALDYVSIPDSVVDLIKASWKTDIQADGKPIYAGE; this is encoded by the coding sequence ATGAGACATTTCATCCGCTCGGCGGCCGTTGCGATTGCAATGGCTGCGGCGTCCACCATCACCCTTTCCGCGGCAATGGCAGCTGACCTTTCAGGCGCCGGCTCGACCTTCATCTATCCGGTGTTCGCCAAGTGGGCCGACACCTACAAGAAAGACACCGGCATCGGCCTCAACTACCAGTCGATCGGTTCCGGCGGCGGCATCAAGCAGGTCATCGCCAAGACCGTGACCTTCGGCGCCACCGACAAGCCGATGTCCGATGCCGATCTGGAAAAGAACGGCCTCGTGCAGTTTCCGATGGTGATGGGCGGCATCGTGCCGATCGTCAACCTCTCCGGCGTCAAGCCGGGCGAACTCGTCCTCGACGGCAAGACGCTGGCCCAGATCTATCTCGGCGCCATCACCACCTGGGACGATGCCGCGATCAAAGCGCTGAACCCCACCCTCACCCTGCCGTCGACCGCCATCGCCGTCGTGCACCGCTCGGACGGCTCGGGCACCACCTTCAACTTCACCGACTACCTGGTGAAGCTCTCGCCCGACTGGAAGGACAAGGTCGGCTCGGACACGGCCGTCGAATGGCCGACCGGCGTCGGCGCCAAGGGCAGCGAAGGCGTTGCCAATACCGTCAAGCAGACCGACGGCGGCATCGGCTACGTCGAATACGCCTATGCCAAGCAGAACAACCTGTCCTACTCAAAGATGGTGAACGCAGCCGGCAAGGTCGTCGAGCCGTCGCTCGAATCTTTCGGCGCTGCCGCTTCGAATGCCGACTTCAAGACTGCCAAGAACTTCAACGTCATCATCACCAACGAGCCCGGCGACACCACCTGGCCGATCGCCGCTTCGACCTGGGTGCTGATCCACAAGGTTCCCGATGACGCGGCCGCCACCGGCGAAGCGCTGAAATTCTTCGCCTGGGCCTACAAGGACGGCAAGGAAACCGCCAAGGCGCTCGACTATGTGTCGATCCCCGACAGCGTCGTCGACCTGATCAAGGCTTCGTGGAAGACCGACATCCAGGCCGACGGCAAGCCTATCTACGCCGGCGAGTAA
- the pstC gene encoding phosphate ABC transporter permease subunit PstC, giving the protein MSAVQEALPAIRGSRDAIVRRFALTDAIFHAMTRAAAILVLVLLGGVAISLFAGSWQALSTFGFSFLTSESWNPVTEKFGALAPIYGTIITSAIAILIAVPLGIGIAIFLTELCPRPLRRPIGMAVELLAGIPSIIYGIWGLFVLAPFLQTTVQPFIISVFHGIPGLGSLFAGPPYGIGLLTSSMILAIMVLPFITSITKDVFDTVPPVLKESAYGIGCTTWEVTRRVVIPYTRIGIMGGVMLGLGRALGETMAVTFVIGNAHRISTSLFAPATTISATIANEFTEAVGDLYTSSLVALGLILFVITFLILAIARYMLMRIDARTGA; this is encoded by the coding sequence ATGAGTGCTGTCCAGGAAGCCTTGCCAGCCATTCGAGGTTCGCGCGACGCTATCGTCAGGCGGTTTGCGCTGACAGACGCGATCTTCCACGCAATGACCCGCGCCGCCGCGATATTGGTGCTGGTGCTGCTCGGCGGCGTCGCGATCTCGCTGTTTGCCGGCTCCTGGCAAGCCCTCTCGACCTTCGGCTTCTCGTTCCTGACCAGCGAAAGCTGGAATCCGGTGACGGAGAAATTCGGCGCGCTGGCGCCGATCTACGGTACCATCATCACCTCGGCAATCGCCATCCTGATCGCCGTGCCGCTCGGCATCGGCATCGCCATCTTCCTCACCGAGCTTTGCCCGCGCCCGCTGCGGCGCCCGATCGGCATGGCGGTGGAATTGCTGGCCGGCATTCCCTCGATCATCTACGGCATCTGGGGCCTGTTCGTGCTGGCGCCGTTCCTGCAGACCACGGTGCAGCCGTTCATCATCAGCGTGTTCCACGGTATCCCGGGCCTCGGCAGCCTGTTTGCCGGCCCGCCCTACGGCATCGGCCTGCTGACATCGTCGATGATCCTTGCCATCATGGTGCTGCCTTTCATCACCTCGATCACCAAGGACGTCTTCGACACGGTGCCTCCGGTGCTGAAGGAATCGGCCTACGGCATCGGCTGCACGACGTGGGAAGTGACCCGCCGCGTCGTCATTCCCTACACGCGGATCGGCATCATGGGCGGCGTCATGCTCGGCCTTGGCCGCGCGCTCGGCGAAACCATGGCGGTGACCTTCGTCATCGGCAACGCGCACCGCATCTCGACATCGCTGTTTGCGCCCGCAACGACGATCTCCGCGACCATCGCCAACGAATTCACCGAAGCGGTCGGCGATCTCTACACGTCTTCGCTGGTGGCGCTCGGCCTGATCCTGTTCGTCATCACTTTCCTGATCCTTGCCATCGCACGCTACATGCTGATGCGCATCGACGCCCGCACCGGAGCCTGA
- the pstA gene encoding phosphate ABC transporter permease PstA — translation MSTATSLHQSRKRKNGVMMTLCVAAAGIGLAWLALILGALLYKGLSGVNLSVFTEMTPPPGDAGGLLNAIYGSIVMTVIGIIVGTPIGVLAGTYMAEYGRFSKLTTVVRFINDILLSAPSIIIGLFVYELMVRPMGHFSAMAGAVALAILVIPVVVRTTEDMLNLVPNALREAGTAIGAPRWVVIRSVAYRAALSGIVTGILLAIARISGETAPLLFTALNNQFWSSNLNAPMASLPVTIFQFALSPYEEWQQLAWTGALIITLTVLALSIFARSLTGRREDK, via the coding sequence ATGTCGACAGCCACGTCGCTTCACCAGAGCCGCAAGCGCAAGAATGGCGTGATGATGACGCTGTGCGTCGCCGCGGCCGGCATCGGCCTTGCCTGGCTGGCGCTCATTCTCGGCGCCCTGCTCTACAAGGGCCTGTCGGGCGTCAATCTTTCGGTCTTCACGGAAATGACCCCGCCGCCCGGCGATGCCGGCGGCCTGCTCAACGCCATCTACGGCAGCATCGTGATGACCGTCATCGGCATCATCGTCGGCACGCCGATCGGTGTGCTGGCCGGCACCTACATGGCCGAATACGGCCGCTTTTCGAAGCTCACCACCGTTGTGCGCTTCATCAACGATATCCTTCTGTCGGCGCCGTCGATCATCATCGGCCTGTTCGTCTACGAATTGATGGTTCGGCCGATGGGGCATTTCTCGGCGATGGCCGGCGCCGTCGCGCTGGCTATTCTGGTTATCCCCGTCGTCGTGCGCACCACCGAGGACATGCTCAATTTGGTGCCCAACGCCTTGCGCGAAGCCGGCACCGCGATCGGCGCGCCGCGCTGGGTGGTGATCCGCTCGGTCGCCTACCGCGCCGCGCTTTCCGGCATCGTCACCGGCATATTGCTGGCCATTGCCCGTATCTCCGGCGAGACGGCACCGCTGCTGTTCACCGCGCTCAACAACCAGTTCTGGTCGAGCAATCTCAACGCGCCGATGGCCAGCCTGCCTGTCACCATCTTCCAGTTCGCTCTCAGCCCCTACGAGGAATGGCAGCAACTGGCCTGGACCGGCGCACTCATAATTACATTGACGGTTCTCGCGCTCAGCATCTTTGCGCGCAGCCTGACCGGACGCAGAGAGGACAAATGA